CAGCCCGACGACGATCAGCACCCGGGGGCCGAGCCGGTCGTGCAGCCGGGCCGGGCCGAGTTGGAACGCGGCGGCGAACGCGGGCAGCAGCAGCGGCAGGTAGAGCAGCTTCCAGGTGATCAGGGCGAGCAGGAAGCTGGCCACCACGAACCAGTCGGGAGTGATCTCGGTCCAGCGGGCGAAGAGCGGCCGGCGGAACGTCGCCGGCATCCGGTCGGCGCTGACCGCCAGCACCGCGCCGAGGGCGAAGACCGCGACCAGCGCGGTGGAGAGCAGCCGGGCCGCCGTGGTGAGGAACCCGGCGACCAGGTTGACCGGGCCCACGTTGGCCACCAGCAGCAGAGTGGTCTGCAGCTCACCGCCGGCCTCGACGCCGAGCCGGAGCACCGAGAAGACCGCCGGCACCCCCACCACCGCCGTCCAGAACGACTGGCTGGCCCGGGCCCGACGCTCCGGGTCGGCCCGTACCGCCCGTCCCCGGACCGACCCGGCCTCCGTTGTCGGGTCGGTGGATCCCCTCACCGCTGGGGGGCCCGGTCGTCGAAGTCCACCAGCTCGGGTACGTCGAGCGGCTGCGGCTGGGTCCGTGGCACCCCCAGCCAGCCACCCAGGGTGCGGTTGTACGCGCTCTGCCACGGGCTGTTGCCCGTCTCGCGCCCCTGTCGGTAGCTCTTCTGCAGGAAGAAGGCGACCAGGTCACGCAGCGCCGGGTCGCCGATCGGCACGCCGACCCCGATCAGCTCGCTGGTCCCGAAGGGCATGTTGACGATCTCGAAGTCGTCCGGGTAGAGGTAACGGAATCCGGCCAGCATGGTCTCGTCGGAGGCGGCGGCGTCGTACCTGCCCTCCAGCATGCCCTTGACGCAGTCCTCGACCTCCTGGACCACCCTGACCGGCACGTCGTGCTGACGCAGCTCGGTCTCCGTGGTGGACCCGCCGCTGGCGCAGACCTTGTACGCCGGATCGGCGAGGTCCTCCAACGTACGGATCTTGTCCTTGAGCGCGACCGGCACCAGCACCTCCGGGGTGGTGACCAGGTACGGCCCGGCGAAGCTGACCAGTTTCTCGCGTTCCTCGGTCATCGAGAAACTGGTGACCACGAGATCGACCGTGCCGGCCTGCAGTGCCTCGACCCGCTGCTCGGTGGTCAGCGTCACGAAGTCGATCCGCTGGTCCCCCTCGTAGCCGAGTGAGGTCGCGATGTACCGGGCGATCTCGATGTCGAACCCGGAGAAGGTGCCGTCGGCGTTGCGTTGGCTCATCAGCGGGGAGGTCGCGGAGACGCCGATCCGCAGCTTCGGCTGGCCGTAGATGTGGGACTCGCGGATCTTGTCCCGGACCGAGGGCAGCTTCGGCTCCTGCTGGTTGTCACAGCCGGCGGCAGCGGCGAGCGCGAGGGTCAGGGCCACCGCGACGGTGGTGGCGACGGAGCGCAGCCGGGACCGGGAGAGGGTCAGTTTCAACGGCGACCTCACAGGGTCGAGTATCCTGCGGAGCACCGAGAGTAGCCGGTGTCGTCCAGCCTCGACCACGGTTGACAACCGCCCCGCGCGGTACATGCTTGTCGGGTGAGGAGATTACCCCCGTTCGATGCTCGCGCGGTGGCCGTCCTCGCGTCGCTGGCGACGCTGTCCATCCTGGTGGTGCTGCTGCTGTGGCGGCGCGACGACGTCCTGACGGTGGCTCTGGCACTGCTCGGTGTGCTCTGTGGAGTGGTCACGGTGGTGGCGGTGAACGCCGCCCGGTACGGACGTCAGCCGCGCGAGACCGCCGCGCCGCAGCCGTACGTGCCCACGCCGCTCGGCGTCGACGCGGACACCCTGGACACCTTGGACAGCCGGGACGCCATGCACGCGGTGAACGTCCGCCGTCGCCGCGCGAGCGGCCTCAACGACCGGTGAGGGCCGGTCGACAGCGGCCGGTGGCCGCCGGTCGACAGCGGAGGCTCGGACGGTCTCAGCGACCGGTGAGCGTCGGGGTGGCGAGCGCGTCCACGCCCCGCCCGGCCAGGCAGCGGTAGGTCTGGTCGCCGTCCGGGTCGCCGGGTGGCAGTACCTCCAGGTTCCACCCGCTGGGGTCGCTGAGCCCGCTGGTCAGCCGGAACGTCTGCGGGTGGCAGACCTCCCGCACGGTCGCGTCGGCCCGGACCGCCTCGTATCCCGCGCCGACCAGGTCGCCGGGGAGCTCGCCCTCGGCGTAGCTCTCCCAGGTGTGCCGCCCGTCGCAGGTGACCCGGACCGCCTCCACCCGGCTGTCGCGTACCCGCAGCGGCCCGAAGCACTCCAGCTCCGGCGCGCAGCGGGCCCCGGCGGGCAGCGCCTGGGTGCCGCCGGTGCCGGGCAGGCAGCCCGGCAGGGCCCCCCAGCGGCCCGCCGGTAACACCGCCCGACTGGTCGCCGTGGTCGTCGGCGACCCGACCGGGGCGCCCCCGGCGACCCAGGCACCGGCGGTGGCCGACCCGGCGAGCGCGAGCATCCCGGCACCGCCGAGGAACCAGCGTCGGCGTCGCCGGACCGACGCCGGCACGGTGGGGTGCGGGTCCTGCTCGGCGGCCGGACGCGGCGCGGGGCGGGTCTCGGCGCGTTGACCGGACCCGGCACCGCCGGACGGGCCGGAGCCGTCGCGGGGGCCCGGCCACTGGGCGTGGGCCGCCGCGCCGCCGGAGTACGGGCCGTACGACAGGCCGCCCCCGGGCAGGCCACCGGAGGTGCCGGGGGCCAGCGGCAGCCCCATCAGCAGTCCCCGCAGCTCGACCGCGGAGGGCCGGGCACCGGGGTCGTTGTCCATCCCGGCGCGCAGCACGTCGAGGAACTCGGCCGGCACCCCGGGCAGGTCGGGGATCGGCTGGTGGAACATCTCCAGCACGGTGACCAGGCTCGGGTTGCGCTCGCTGCGCCAGCGGGGCGGGCGGCCGTACATCACCGCGTAGAGGGTCGCGCAGAGCGCGTAGACGTCGACGGCGGGCGACGGCGGGCTGTGGTTGAACATCTCCGGTGGCGCGTACGCCGGGGTGAGCACCTCCAGGGCGACCGAGGCGTCCCGCATCTCGGCCACCACGGCCAGCCCGAAGTCGGCAAGCACCGCCGAGTTGAACTGCGAGTGGAGGATGTTGGCCGGCTTGACGTCGCGGTGCAGCACGCCGGCCGCGTGCGAGTGCACGATCGCGTCGGCGATCTTGATGCCGAGGTCGCACGCCTCGGCCGGCCCGAGCGGCGAGTTGCGCATCCGCTCGGCGTACGACCCGTCGCAGAGTTCCATGATCAGGTACGGGTGCTGGTCGACCGTGACGCCGACGTCGAAGAGGTCGACCACGTGCGGGTGGGAGGACATCCGGCCGGCCGCCCGCGCCTCGCGCAGGAAGCGGGCCTGGTCGCGTTCGCTGTCCAGGGTGCGGTTCTCTATCTTGACCGCCACCTCGCGTCCCACCGAGATCTGGACGGCCCGGTAGATGGTCGCGTACCCACCTCGGGCAAACATCTCCAGATCGGTCAGACCGGGCACGATGGGTGCCGGACGGGCACCGGGCGGAGTCTCGGTCACAGCTTCGAAAATACCCAACTCGATTGACGGCTCAGCGGGCCGTGTCGGCGCTGGCAGCCGTGGCGGGCCCGGAGCCGTCGCCACCACCAGCCGAAACAGTCTTCTCGGTGCCAACCGGACCGGCTCCGTCGGCCGACGCGACCGGCGAACCCGCGCGGGCGTCCCACCGCAGACCGAGGAAGGTCGCCAACGCGCCGAGGCCCTCCCAGGCGGCCACCCCGAAGAACCGGTCCGGGGCGATGTCGGCCAGCACCGCCAGGGTGAAGACGCTGAACGTCACCAGCCGGAAGAAGACCGTGAACCGGAAGAAGGCCCGCCACTCGGTGGCGGTGGCCAGCAGGTAGTAGACCCCCATGTTGAACGAGGCCATCGAGGAGGCCATCAGGAACGTGCCGGTGTAGTCACCCGGCGCCCGTTGCTCCGGCACCTCGAAGCCGAGCAACCGCAGTTGCGCCTCCGGCCAGAGCAACCCGACCGCCCCCATGACCAGCGCCAAGACGCCGAAGACCGCGATCGTCCAGCCAGCACCGGAACGCGGCAACCTCATGACACCCCCTCTTCCACCCCACAGTGGACCCCCGCGTGCGTCCCACCGGTGGGACCCCGCTCGCGCCCCACACGCTAGCCGGTCCGCCCGGCGAGCACATCGGCGAATCCGGCACGTCCCACCGCGACCCGTCGGCCCGGGGCGATCAGGGGCGTCCGCTGAGGCGGGCGTGCAGCCGGGTGGCGGCGAGCCGCTCGCTTATCTGTTCGGTCGAGAAGGCCAGCCGTACCGCGTCCTCGGCACTGGCCAGGGCCTCCTCCGGCCGGCCGGCGGCGGCCAACGCCTCGGCGAGCACGCTGGCACCGACCACCTGGCTGCGGACGTCCTCGGCCGGGGCGGCCACCGCCCGTCGGGCCCAGTCCAGCGCCTGTTCCACCTGCCCGTGGGCGAGCAGCGCGGAGGCGTACCGGGCCATCGTGTGGCGGCGGGAGAAGAGCAGGGACGGCGCGTCGGCCGCGGCGGTCGCCACCGGGGCGAGCAATCCGACCGCGGTCGCCGGGTCACCGGCGGCCAGCCGGGCGGTGGCCAGCAGCACCCGGGGCCCCACCTGCGCCGGGGCCTGCGGATTGTGCGGTTCGACGGCGGCCAGCACCGCCCGTGCGGACCGTTCGGCGGCCTCGCAGTCGGCCATGTCCAGGGCGACGAACCCGCGCAGCGTGCCGGCCATCCCGGTCAGCAGCGGATGCGAGGTGCGCTCGGCGTAGGTCGACGCCTCGGCGAGCAGGTCCGCCGCGTGCTCCGGCTCCCCCAGGCCGCGCGCCACCACCGCCCGCACGACCAGCGCGAACCCGCAACCCCAGTCGTCGGAGGCCTCGGCGAACTCCCGGTACGCCCGGCGGGCCCCCCGGTCCGCCTCGCCCAGCTCACCCAGTTCGGCGGCGGCGTACGCCTCGACCGCGCGCAGCGTGCCCACCGCCCAGGCCTCGCCGACCCGCTCGCCGAAGGGCAGGAAGACCCGGGCCAGCCGGCAGGCCTCCCGCAGCCGGCCGGCGAGCAGCCGGGCGAACGCGGTGGTCCCGCGCAGCCAGGCCCGCCCGTACGGGTCGCGCAGCTCGGCGAAGAGCCGGGCGGCCCGGCCGAGCACGGCGTCGGTACCGGCGAAGTCGCCCCGGGTGGTGGTCACCCAGGCCAGGTTCTGCAACGACCAGGCCTGCCCGCGCGGGTCCTGCGCACCCAGGCTGACCTGGTACGCGGCGGCGAGCCGGCTGCTGGCCTCACCCAACCGCCCGGCCACGAAGTCGGCCATGCCGAGCCGCCGCATCGCCGAGGCCCGCAACGTCGGCAACGCGCCGGCCGTGGCCACCTGCATGGCCTCCTGCCAGCAGGCCACCGCCCGCTCCTGGTCGCCGAGGGTCTGGTGGGCCTGCCCGGCCAGCAGCAGGGCACTGACCCGGATGGTGT
Above is a window of Micromonospora yangpuensis DNA encoding:
- a CDS encoding transporter substrate-binding domain-containing protein; the protein is MRSPLKLTLSRSRLRSVATTVAVALTLALAAAAGCDNQQEPKLPSVRDKIRESHIYGQPKLRIGVSATSPLMSQRNADGTFSGFDIEIARYIATSLGYEGDQRIDFVTLTTEQRVEALQAGTVDLVVTSFSMTEEREKLVSFAGPYLVTTPEVLVPVALKDKIRTLEDLADPAYKVCASGGSTTETELRQHDVPVRVVQEVEDCVKGMLEGRYDAAASDETMLAGFRYLYPDDFEIVNMPFGTSELIGVGVPIGDPALRDLVAFFLQKSYRQGRETGNSPWQSAYNRTLGGWLGVPRTQPQPLDVPELVDFDDRAPQR
- a CDS encoding serine/threonine-protein kinase, coding for MTETPPGARPAPIVPGLTDLEMFARGGYATIYRAVQISVGREVAVKIENRTLDSERDQARFLREARAAGRMSSHPHVVDLFDVGVTVDQHPYLIMELCDGSYAERMRNSPLGPAEACDLGIKIADAIVHSHAAGVLHRDVKPANILHSQFNSAVLADFGLAVVAEMRDASVALEVLTPAYAPPEMFNHSPPSPAVDVYALCATLYAVMYGRPPRWRSERNPSLVTVLEMFHQPIPDLPGVPAEFLDVLRAGMDNDPGARPSAVELRGLLMGLPLAPGTSGGLPGGGLSYGPYSGGAAAHAQWPGPRDGSGPSGGAGSGQRAETRPAPRPAAEQDPHPTVPASVRRRRRWFLGGAGMLALAGSATAGAWVAGGAPVGSPTTTATSRAVLPAGRWGALPGCLPGTGGTQALPAGARCAPELECFGPLRVRDSRVEAVRVTCDGRHTWESYAEGELPGDLVGAGYEAVRADATVREVCHPQTFRLTSGLSDPSGWNLEVLPPGDPDGDQTYRCLAGRGVDALATPTLTGR